A single Spiroplasma floricola 23-6 DNA region contains:
- a CDS encoding ABC transporter ATP-binding protein: MKTKKTKSKSMEFFKIISRYYVKYWWITLILTITILSFCLTRASIPLLTQQITLSIKSENNIISENEQAIWWGWSSKANIIIGVCMILIDAIGTYVFNYFSWILGRKIEVDLRNKILEKLVRQDISYYSDKKIGEILTSVVADTQNLGEGAVRIPTNMGIAISQFVVAFTMTFILSWQIAIFGSIIYFALLILYFVFYSKTVKKYEVVRDIYEEVNGNVTDRVATIRLIKSSGTEDYEKAYFEEQQQINYKAHKPAILNLSFLITTVYAGSMILQFAIPIIAGIIYSIKGDPQAATLFFAITFPAYMINQASLISTFNSLMGITFSLAMSGVASTHVSELLNAETRLDPHYNSGIVVDNIRGNIVFKDIEFRYPEKPEKLILPKFNFTFEEGKSYAFVGETGSGKSTIARLLLRFYDPSNGQIIINKNQDLKDLNLASYLKHIGYVEQEPQILFGDVFENVKYGRFEATNEEVIEACKKAEIHNLISSWPEGYKTILGERGFMLSGGQKQRLVIARMFLKNPEVLILDEATSALDNIVEKEIQSKLNELMRGRTSFTIAHRLSTIKNVDHIIVLGGNAQGIVQQGTFADLIKVEGHFKNLYEAGLLEQNN, from the coding sequence ATGAAAACTAAAAAAACCAAATCTAAAAGTATGGAATTTTTTAAGATAATTTCAAGATATTATGTAAAATATTGATGAATTACTTTAATTTTGACTATAACAATTTTGTCATTTTGTTTAACAAGAGCTTCAATTCCTCTGTTGACACAACAAATAACATTATCTATTAAAAGTGAAAATAATATAATTAGTGAAAATGAACAAGCTATTTGATGAGGGTGAAGTTCAAAAGCAAATATAATAATTGGTGTTTGTATGATTTTAATTGATGCAATTGGAACATATGTATTTAACTATTTTTCTTGAATTTTAGGTAGAAAAATTGAAGTTGATTTAAGAAATAAGATTCTTGAAAAACTAGTAAGACAAGATATTTCATATTATTCAGATAAAAAAATAGGAGAAATTTTAACAAGTGTTGTTGCAGATACACAAAATTTAGGTGAGGGTGCTGTTAGAATTCCAACAAACATGGGAATTGCAATCTCTCAATTTGTTGTTGCATTTACAATGACATTTATTTTATCTTGACAAATTGCTATCTTTGGATCAATTATTTATTTTGCACTATTAATTTTATATTTTGTATTTTATTCAAAAACAGTTAAAAAATATGAAGTAGTTAGAGATATTTACGAAGAAGTAAATGGTAATGTAACTGATAGAGTTGCAACTATTAGATTAATTAAATCATCAGGAACAGAAGATTATGAGAAAGCTTATTTTGAAGAACAACAACAAATAAACTATAAAGCTCATAAACCTGCTATCTTAAATTTATCTTTTTTAATAACAACAGTTTATGCTGGATCAATGATTTTGCAATTTGCTATTCCAATTATTGCAGGTATTATTTATTCAATTAAAGGTGATCCTCAAGCAGCTACATTATTTTTTGCAATTACATTTCCTGCTTATATGATTAATCAAGCAAGTTTAATATCAACATTTAATAGTTTAATGGGAATTACATTCTCTTTAGCTATGTCTGGAGTTGCCAGTACTCATGTTTCTGAACTTTTAAATGCAGAAACAAGGTTAGATCCACATTACAATAGTGGAATTGTAGTTGACAATATTAGAGGAAATATTGTATTTAAAGATATTGAATTTAGATACCCTGAAAAACCAGAAAAATTAATATTGCCTAAATTTAATTTTACTTTTGAAGAAGGTAAATCATATGCATTTGTTGGAGAAACTGGTAGTGGAAAATCAACAATCGCACGTTTATTATTGCGATTCTATGATCCAAGTAATGGACAAATTATAATTAATAAAAATCAAGATTTAAAAGATTTGAATCTAGCAAGTTATTTAAAACATATTGGTTATGTTGAACAAGAACCTCAAATTCTGTTTGGTGATGTATTTGAAAATGTCAAATACGGAAGATTTGAAGCAACAAATGAAGAAGTTATTGAAGCATGTAAAAAAGCAGAGATTCACAATTTAATTTCATCATGACCAGAAGGTTATAAAACTATTTTGGGAGAACGTGGATTTATGCTAAGTGGGGGACAAAAACAAAGACTTGTTATTGCAAGAATGTTTTTAAAAAACCCTGAGGTTTTAATTTTAGATGAAGCAACAAGTGCTTTGGACAATATTGTTGAAAAAGAAATCCAAAGTAAATTAAATGAATTAATGAGAGGTAGAACAAGTTTTACTATTGCTCATAGACTTTCAACAATTAAAAATGTTGATCACATTATTGTGCTTGGGGGAAATGCACAAGGAATAGTACAACAAGGAACTTTTGCTGACTTAATCAAAGTTGAAGGTCATTTTAAAAACTTATATGAAGCTGGACTATTAGAACAAAACAATTAG
- a CDS encoding lipoprotein translates to MKKLLSLLAATGLVATTSATVVACGQENRSNISLNKSSIDIEQGSTGEILITSDSDLTGIKITGQVENKVTTEIEGKKITIKVSETAEVKDYILEITGTKIHDKAFTVKVKEKGSVQKDVTLDKDSVEIIQGQTGEVNITSTNDLTYVIIKGQVADKVTAKIETKKITITVSETAEIKDYTLIISGTNINEKEFTVKVKEKTVGKTDVTLDKNTVEITQGQTGEVNITSTNDLTGMTIEGQVANKVTTTISNKKITVTVSQDATVQNYNLTIKGTNINDKAFTVNVKAKTA, encoded by the coding sequence ATGAAGAAATTATTGAGTTTACTAGCAGCTACAGGATTAGTTGCAACTACAAGTGCAACAGTTGTTGCATGTGGACAAGAAAATCGTTCAAATATATCTTTGAATAAAAGTTCAATAGATATTGAACAAGGTTCAACTGGTGAAATATTAATTACATCAGATAGCGATTTGACAGGTATTAAAATTACAGGTCAAGTTGAAAACAAAGTAACAACAGAAATTGAAGGTAAAAAAATAACAATTAAAGTTTCTGAAACTGCAGAAGTTAAAGATTATATTTTAGAAATTACTGGAACTAAAATACATGATAAAGCATTTACAGTTAAAGTTAAAGAAAAAGGATCTGTACAAAAAGATGTAACTTTAGATAAAGATTCAGTTGAAATTATTCAAGGTCAAACAGGTGAAGTTAATATTACTTCAACAAATGATCTAACATATGTGATTATTAAGGGTCAAGTTGCAGATAAAGTAACAGCAAAAATCGAGACTAAAAAAATAACAATTACAGTATCTGAAACTGCTGAAATTAAAGACTATACTTTAATAATTAGTGGAACTAATATAAATGAAAAAGAATTTACAGTTAAAGTTAAAGAAAAGACAGTTGGAAAAACTGATGTAACTTTAGATAAAAACACAGTTGAAATTACTCAAGGTCAAACAGGTGAAGTTAATATTACTTCAACAAATGATTTAACAGGTATGACTATTGAAGGTCAAGTAGCAAATAAAGTAACAACAACAATTAGTAATAAAAAAATTACAGTTACAGTATCTCAAGATGCCACTGTTCAAAATTACAATTTAACAATTAAAGGAACAAATATAAATGATAAAGCATTTACAGTTAATGTTAAAGCAAAAACAGCTTAA
- a CDS encoding ABC transporter ATP-binding protein, with protein sequence MKKKKEISNNRAFLFLFFKYYKQDFKKNWWIIPNFLFWAFMLFLAPLLTNQINLSLTHQTVNHGFWLLDYWGLSTIQLIIISVVLLFLNLINSFLFNWWSNTFAKQIETKLRNEILEKLVRQDISYYSDKKIGELLTNVISDSQIVGNQAVDIPMNVASAFSQAIIGLSLTFILEWRIALVGFVIFMFILISFFVSYAVLVAKYEKVRLTMEKTNGNVIDRVISIRLIKSTGTEDYETEHFKEKHIDYYKQAKPIGKWLSIFSMIVFAGDFLLLFTAPMFAAVFFGGSADTSKMEAFFQLFPSFVMAQGMLTGPIITLFVISGGAAMAGVSSARILRTLNAESILDFHYHEGIEIKDLKGDIVFKNINFRYPEKPENLILPNFNFTLQYGKSYAFVGETGSGKSTIAKLLLRFYDPTEGQILINNKEDLKELNLSTYLNHVGYVEQEPQILFGTVLDNIKYGCFDATDDDAIEACKKAELHALVMSWPEGYKTILGERGFMLSGGQKQRLIIARMFLKDPELLILDEATSALDNIVEKEIQSKLNQLMKGRTSVTIAHKLSTIKNVDHIIVLGANGGGIVQEGTFNELIKKPGHFKNLYEAGKINK encoded by the coding sequence ATGAAAAAGAAAAAAGAAATATCAAATAATAGAGCTTTTTTGTTTTTATTTTTTAAATACTACAAACAAGATTTCAAAAAAAATTGATGAATAATTCCTAATTTTCTATTTTGAGCTTTCATGTTATTTTTAGCTCCTTTATTAACTAATCAAATTAATTTATCTTTAACACATCAAACTGTAAATCATGGTTTTTGATTACTTGATTATTGAGGACTTTCAACAATTCAATTAATAATTATTTCAGTCGTACTTTTATTTTTGAATTTAATTAACTCGTTTTTATTTAATTGATGATCAAATACATTTGCAAAACAAATTGAAACTAAATTGAGAAATGAAATTCTTGAAAAACTAGTAAGACAAGATATTTCATATTATTCAGATAAAAAAATAGGAGAACTATTAACTAATGTAATTTCTGATTCACAAATTGTTGGAAATCAAGCTGTTGATATTCCAATGAACGTTGCAAGTGCATTTTCTCAAGCTATAATTGGTTTATCATTAACTTTTATACTTGAATGAAGAATTGCTTTAGTTGGTTTTGTTATTTTTATGTTTATTTTAATTTCATTCTTTGTAAGTTATGCAGTTTTAGTGGCAAAATATGAAAAAGTAAGATTAACAATGGAAAAAACTAATGGTAATGTAATTGATAGAGTTATTTCTATTAGATTGATTAAATCAACTGGAACAGAAGATTATGAAACAGAGCATTTTAAAGAAAAACATATAGATTATTATAAACAAGCTAAGCCAATTGGAAAATGATTAAGTATTTTTTCAATGATTGTTTTTGCAGGAGATTTCTTATTATTATTTACAGCTCCAATGTTTGCTGCAGTCTTTTTTGGAGGAAGTGCAGACACTAGTAAAATGGAAGCTTTCTTTCAATTGTTTCCTTCATTTGTAATGGCACAAGGAATGTTAACAGGACCTATTATTACATTATTTGTAATTTCAGGAGGAGCTGCTATGGCAGGAGTTTCATCAGCTAGGATTTTGAGAACTTTAAATGCAGAATCTATTTTAGATTTCCACTATCATGAAGGAATTGAAATTAAGGATTTAAAAGGTGATATTGTTTTTAAAAATATTAATTTTAGATACCCTGAAAAACCAGAAAATTTAATTTTACCAAACTTTAACTTTACACTACAATATGGTAAATCATATGCTTTTGTTGGAGAAACTGGAAGTGGAAAATCAACAATTGCTAAACTTTTACTTCGTTTCTATGATCCAACAGAAGGACAAATTTTGATTAATAATAAAGAAGATTTAAAAGAGCTTAATTTATCTACATATTTAAATCATGTTGGATATGTTGAACAAGAGCCTCAAATTTTATTTGGAACTGTTTTAGATAATATTAAATATGGGTGTTTTGATGCAACTGATGATGATGCAATTGAGGCATGTAAAAAAGCAGAATTGCATGCATTAGTAATGAGTTGACCTGAAGGTTATAAAACAATTTTAGGAGAACGTGGATTTATGCTATCTGGAGGGCAAAAACAACGTTTAATTATAGCAAGAATGTTTTTAAAAGATCCAGAATTGTTAATTCTTGATGAAGCAACAAGTGCTTTGGACAATATTGTTGAAAAAGAAATTCAATCAAAATTGAATCAATTAATGAAAGGTAGAACAAGTGTTACTATTGCTCATAAACTTTCAACCATTAAAAACGTTGATCATATTATTGTACTTGGTGCAAATGGTGGAGGGATTGTTCAAGAGGGAACATTTAATGAATTAATTAAAAAACCAGGACATTTTAAAAATTTATATGAAGCTGGAAAAATAAACAAATAA
- a CDS encoding phosphatase PAP2 family protein: MKYRINISIIVIFFTTLIILLSAYYIRFKFSKRKDIFIQEYWIDSIKGILFIFLCYFMILIFKPLFGRPYYYSVIFNDILNSYLPENWNYDSSKYFWGAGIDGTENVQYKNWWEINDFWKNLKYWFSSTAHLNQTNGWINQDFPSGHTISSFCVISIMFLFINNKKNRKLTNKKISIIWIWFSLILFNMKFSLVIAMTHWWTDVEFSTLFGLLMFFIVPKIIDYKQKRYFIKVNKKYN; encoded by the coding sequence ATGAAATACAGAATTAATATTTCAATTATTGTAATTTTTTTTACTACTTTAATTATTTTATTATCTGCATATTATATAAGATTTAAATTTTCTAAAAGAAAAGACATTTTTATTCAAGAGTATTGAATTGATTCTATTAAAGGTATTCTTTTTATTTTTTTATGTTACTTTATGATTTTAATTTTTAAACCATTGTTTGGAAGACCTTATTATTATTCAGTTATTTTTAATGATATTTTAAATAGTTATCTTCCAGAAAATTGAAATTATGATAGTAGCAAATATTTTTGAGGTGCTGGAATTGATGGAACTGAAAATGTTCAATATAAAAATTGATGAGAAATAAATGATTTTTGAAAAAATTTAAAATATTGATTTAGTAGTACAGCACATTTAAATCAAACAAATGGGTGAATTAATCAAGATTTTCCATCTGGACATACAATATCATCATTTTGTGTTATTTCAATTATGTTTTTATTTATAAATAATAAAAAAAATAGAAAATTAACAAATAAAAAAATTTCAATTATCTGAATTTGATTTTCATTAATTTTATTTAATATGAAATTTTCTTTAGTTATTGCAATGACACATTGGTGAACTGATGTTGAGTTTTCAACACTATTTGGATTACTTATGTTTTTTATAGTCCCAAAAATCATAGATTATAAACAAAAAAGATATTTTATAAAAGTTAATAAAAAATATAATTAA
- a CDS encoding Pr6Pr family membrane protein, with translation MFITKNNLKDWRLWYKLIVALLILTFIFEMLIKGLVNIGNDSSKNQPSIWTIWSKDEAGKIIGYDYYGYVINFFSFFTIQSNILIVVWLLVGFFNHNKEGEIKILQKSFSLSVITYITITAMIFNFMLLPQVLASGDNNFGALWWVEQMIVHTFGPIAAVVYFLFFMKQNLEFNFKKFIKKDFWIIAIYPVAYLVYTLSRGELIYRSYGSDASLAHKHQAYPYFFLEIHNKNALGLGNESFMNNGLTWLFIAIITIVGIIIGLGSLYLFIGSKTSNIRESWKNKNNEKKS, from the coding sequence ATGTTTATTACAAAGAACAACTTAAAAGATTGAAGATTATGATATAAGTTAATAGTAGCTTTATTAATTTTAACTTTTATATTTGAAATGCTTATAAAAGGTCTAGTTAATATAGGTAATGATTCTTCTAAAAATCAACCAAGTATTTGAACTATATGATCAAAAGATGAAGCTGGAAAGATTATTGGATATGATTATTATGGTTATGTAATTAATTTTTTTAGTTTCTTTACTATTCAATCGAATATATTAATAGTTGTATGATTATTGGTTGGTTTTTTCAATCACAATAAAGAGGGAGAAATAAAAATATTGCAAAAATCATTTTCTCTAAGTGTTATAACTTATATAACAATTACTGCAATGATTTTTAACTTTATGTTATTGCCACAAGTATTGGCATCAGGAGACAATAATTTTGGAGCACTTTGATGAGTAGAACAAATGATAGTTCATACATTTGGCCCAATTGCTGCAGTTGTTTATTTCTTATTTTTTATGAAACAAAATTTAGAATTTAACTTTAAAAAATTTATTAAAAAAGATTTTTGAATAATAGCAATCTATCCAGTTGCTTATTTAGTTTATACTTTAAGTCGTGGAGAGCTAATTTATAGAAGTTATGGATCAGATGCAAGTTTAGCACATAAGCATCAAGCTTATCCATATTTTTTCTTAGAAATACATAATAAAAATGCTCTAGGTTTAGGAAATGAAAGTTTTATGAATAATGGTTTAACATGATTGTTTATTGCCATAATAACAATTGTTGGAATTATTATAGGCTTAGGAAGTCTTTACTTATTTATTGGTTCAAAAACAAGTAATATAAGAGAAAGTTGAAAAAATAAAAACAATGAAAAAAAATCATAA
- a CDS encoding MOLPALP family lipoprotein — protein sequence MKKLLSIMGALTMTTSTASVVVACGKNSTNKGTENDVKQDTISKLLSQYSKTLYINQKTLSDGKSHFSSQYTMENKVKYEYLSTLGLTDFDKSEEVESNTKYDTVAKKYFDTNLLSDNLKLSDNVYQGYVVDPSKSTEGILGKIKSMLPTILDFLSNPEGLKDMLGLVANDPGAISGIITPEILKTLGKVINQENLKYLENAFSNDIYKDMSYQTSLDSSVIGLSNALDKILNGKNVQKLKYSNQSEVDSNKEAAKEKLGTNIKSLILGEKSLNIDYIENIDSIAEIIRFVRTLLIYIEQFSYDEMTSNVLTLEQIEAKRTAKVQSNTIDLKQLFKKLSFMVNKDETGVSFKNFIGVLFATNSNSFSLDKDFENNKNDGLMGLVSKVAQKAMGKEFIEVDAPFIGKMKIYINALIRSIINGGLAEEYGGDLFTIFLMAATQMTDMLPSPIKEFMEKIVKNNDSDKFSADWMGYLWNNSNKLLNFSIKNLMSTPINEINLSSLFGGASSKSNNKFNQSRAGLLDYLNKKSIKDIVNEFNTAFDITTNAKINFSDFGELVARLSKDNTLEKALNNLDKMFEILGYNSNGTIKQGSVLEQLFKILGDIKEIIGGANSVIKSWIKNSDQLEKQFEKEASDLLKTLKVTTKKNSINDFQYNVTDGNVEYVFNIKLTYNKNNTKLLISEINLI from the coding sequence ATGAAAAAATTATTAAGCATAATGGGAGCTCTTACAATGACTACTTCAACTGCAAGTGTTGTTGTTGCATGTGGTAAGAATTCAACAAATAAAGGAACTGAAAATGATGTCAAACAAGATACAATATCTAAGTTATTGTCTCAATATTCAAAAACACTTTATATAAATCAAAAAACTTTATCTGATGGTAAATCACATTTTAGTTCACAATATACAATGGAAAATAAAGTTAAATATGAATATTTATCTACTTTAGGTTTAACTGATTTTGATAAATCAGAAGAAGTTGAAAGTAACACTAAATATGATACAGTTGCTAAAAAATATTTTGATACAAATCTTTTATCAGATAATTTAAAATTATCTGATAACGTTTATCAAGGTTATGTAGTTGATCCAAGTAAAAGCACTGAAGGTATCCTAGGAAAAATTAAAAGTATGTTACCAACAATTTTGGATTTTTTATCAAATCCAGAAGGACTTAAAGATATGTTAGGATTAGTTGCAAACGATCCAGGAGCTATTTCAGGAATAATTACTCCTGAAATTCTAAAAACTTTAGGAAAAGTAATAAACCAAGAAAATTTAAAATATCTTGAAAATGCATTTAGCAATGATATTTACAAAGATATGAGTTATCAAACATCACTTGATTCAAGTGTAATTGGTCTTTCAAATGCTTTAGATAAAATTTTAAATGGAAAAAACGTTCAAAAATTAAAATATTCTAATCAAAGTGAAGTTGATTCTAATAAAGAAGCAGCAAAAGAAAAATTAGGAACAAATATTAAATCATTAATTTTAGGAGAAAAATCATTAAATATTGACTATATAGAAAATATTGATTCAATAGCTGAAATTATTAGATTTGTAAGAACACTGTTAATTTATATAGAACAATTTAGTTATGATGAAATGACTTCAAACGTATTAACTTTAGAACAAATTGAAGCAAAAAGAACTGCCAAAGTTCAATCAAACACAATTGACTTAAAACAATTATTTAAAAAATTAAGTTTTATGGTTAACAAAGATGAAACAGGAGTTTCATTTAAAAACTTTATAGGAGTTTTATTTGCTACAAATTCAAATAGTTTTAGTTTAGACAAAGATTTTGAAAATAATAAAAATGATGGACTAATGGGATTAGTTTCTAAAGTTGCTCAAAAAGCAATGGGAAAAGAATTTATAGAAGTTGATGCTCCTTTTATAGGAAAAATGAAAATATATATAAATGCTTTAATTAGATCAATTATTAATGGAGGTTTAGCAGAAGAGTATGGTGGAGATTTATTTACAATATTTTTAATGGCTGCAACTCAAATGACAGATATGTTACCAAGTCCAATAAAAGAATTTATGGAAAAAATTGTAAAAAATAATGATAGTGACAAATTTTCTGCAGATTGAATGGGATATTTATGAAATAACTCAAATAAACTTTTAAATTTCTCAATTAAAAATTTAATGTCAACACCTATCAATGAAATTAATCTTTCAAGTTTATTTGGAGGAGCATCTTCAAAATCAAATAATAAATTCAATCAATCAAGAGCAGGTTTATTAGATTATTTAAATAAAAAATCAATTAAAGATATTGTAAATGAATTTAACACTGCTTTTGATATAACTACAAATGCTAAAATTAACTTCAGTGATTTTGGAGAATTAGTTGCAAGATTAAGTAAAGACAACACTCTTGAAAAAGCTTTAAATAACTTAGATAAAATGTTTGAAATTCTTGGATATAACAGTAATGGAACTATAAAACAAGGATCAGTATTGGAACAATTATTTAAAATTTTAGGAGATATTAAAGAAATTATTGGAGGAGCAAATTCAGTAATTAAATCTTGAATAAAAAACAGTGATCAATTAGAAAAACAATTTGAAAAAGAAGCTAGTGATTTATTAAAAACTTTAAAAGTAACAACAAAGAAAAATTCAATAAATGATTTCCAATATAATGTAACAGATGGAAATGTTGAATATGTATTTAATATTAAGTTAACTTATAACAAGAACAATACAAAATTACTTATTTCAGAAATTAACTTAATTTAA
- a CDS encoding SGNH/GDSL hydrolase family protein: protein MKKLLSIIASLSFITTTASAVVSCIPQSDEINFNFDKNIGTQFDKRNAKDTSDDKNKHMGFSNFFTLGDSLSDQGGLVTIAKDELNVNVKMSGEYKGGFSNGPTTAALINNKLNFSTKEFGSSNLIHKADIDHNNQKVWGKNYSIGGATAYEQGGLASLLMGNTGIYKQAQALIEQQIIHSDDLFLVEIGGNDMFAILDNVNDSKKREEIMQGALENIKNALYTLLNNGARNIIFLSPPDMTLIPKYNKKSQSDKDIIKFIGDDFNYEITKMIINANKNYNNSILHFDLYGRFEEMLNEFKSLNSSKNISDELCDSTMPNLSDVEFDNLEVKATVKSGNKGKEDDFFFIDFVHPTKVGHEFAKDFIFKEIEKKWIKK from the coding sequence ATGAAAAAATTATTATCTATAATTGCTTCACTCAGTTTTATAACAACAACTGCATCTGCTGTTGTCTCGTGTATTCCTCAATCTGATGAGATCAATTTTAATTTTGATAAAAACATAGGAACTCAATTTGACAAAAGAAATGCAAAAGATACAAGCGATGATAAAAATAAACACATGGGTTTTTCAAACTTTTTTACACTTGGTGACTCATTAAGTGATCAAGGTGGACTAGTTACAATTGCTAAAGATGAGTTAAATGTGAATGTTAAAATGTCAGGTGAATATAAAGGTGGCTTTAGCAATGGGCCAACTACCGCAGCATTGATAAACAATAAACTAAATTTCTCAACTAAAGAATTTGGCTCATCAAACTTAATTCATAAAGCAGATATTGATCACAATAATCAAAAAGTTTGAGGTAAAAATTACTCAATTGGGGGAGCAACTGCTTATGAACAAGGTGGACTTGCTTCATTATTAATGGGTAATACTGGAATTTATAAACAAGCTCAAGCACTTATCGAACAACAAATAATTCATTCAGATGATTTATTTCTAGTAGAGATAGGGGGAAATGACATGTTTGCTATTTTAGATAATGTAAATGATTCTAAAAAAAGAGAAGAGATAATGCAAGGTGCGTTGGAAAATATTAAAAATGCATTATATACATTATTAAACAATGGTGCTAGAAATATAATTTTTCTTTCACCTCCAGACATGACACTTATTCCAAAATACAATAAAAAATCACAATCAGATAAAGACATAATTAAATTTATCGGAGATGATTTTAATTATGAGATTACAAAAATGATTATTAATGCAAATAAAAATTATAATAACTCAATTCTTCATTTTGATTTATATGGCAGATTTGAAGAAATGCTAAATGAGTTTAAATCTTTAAACTCATCAAAAAATATTAGTGATGAATTGTGTGATTCAACAATGCCAAATTTATCTGATGTGGAATTTGATAACTTAGAAGTTAAAGCAACAGTTAAATCTGGTAATAAAGGTAAAGAAGATGATTTCTTTTTTATAGATTTTGTTCATCCAACAAAAGTTGGTCATGAATTCGCAAAAGATTTTATCTTTAAAGAAATTGAAAAAAAATGAATTAAAAAATAA
- a CDS encoding Pr6Pr family membrane protein: protein MFITKQNLKDWKLWYKLVVALLILTFIVEMLIRGLLNISSQTSKNQPSIWTIWSKDGNVIGYDYFGYVINRFSYFTIQSNILIVVWLLVGFFNHNKEGQIKILQKTFSLSVITYITVTAMIFNFMLLPKVLASSNNNFKAILWVEQIIVHTLGPIAAIIYFLFFMKQDIEFNFKKFIKKDFWRIAIYPFAYLVYILIRGELIYRSYGSNAALAGKHKAYPYFFLEIHNKNVLGLRNESFINNGLAWFFIAIITIIGIIIGLGSLYLFIGQKTNNMRNKGERKNEEKKSEQTK from the coding sequence ATGTTTATTACAAAGCAAAATTTAAAAGATTGAAAACTTTGATATAAGTTAGTAGTTGCATTATTAATTTTGACTTTTATAGTTGAAATGCTTATAAGAGGTTTACTTAATATAAGTAGTCAAACTTCTAAAAATCAACCAAGTATTTGAACTATATGATCAAAAGATGGAAATGTAATTGGCTATGATTATTTTGGTTATGTAATCAACCGTTTTAGTTACTTTACTATTCAATCAAATATATTAATTGTTGTATGACTATTAGTTGGTTTTTTTAATCATAATAAAGAGGGGCAAATAAAAATCTTGCAAAAAACATTTTCTTTAAGTGTCATAACTTATATAACAGTTACTGCTATGATTTTTAACTTTATGCTATTGCCAAAAGTATTAGCATCATCAAATAATAATTTTAAAGCAATTTTATGAGTAGAGCAAATAATAGTTCACACATTAGGACCAATTGCTGCAATTATCTACTTTTTATTTTTTATGAAACAAGATATAGAATTTAACTTTAAAAAATTTATTAAAAAAGATTTTTGAAGAATAGCAATTTATCCATTTGCTTATTTAGTTTATATTTTAATTCGTGGAGAATTAATTTATAGAAGTTATGGATCAAATGCAGCATTAGCTGGAAAACATAAAGCCTATCCGTATTTTTTCTTAGAAATACATAATAAAAACGTTCTAGGTTTAAGAAATGAAAGTTTTATAAATAATGGTTTAGCATGATTCTTTATTGCAATAATAACAATAATTGGAATTATTATAGGTTTAGGAAGTCTTTATTTATTTATTGGACAAAAAACAAATAATATGAGAAATAAAGGAGAAAGAAAAAATGAAGAAAAAAAATCAGAACAAACAAAATAG